A stretch of Pseudomonas sp. CCC3.1 DNA encodes these proteins:
- the ggt gene encoding gamma-glutamyltransferase translates to MRIVWFKTLALTAAIAASTSAYAITLEGGAVAAPDQYGAEVAAQILKKGGNAVDAAVATAFTLAVTYPEAGNIGGGGFMTLFIDGKPYFLDYRETAPKAASRDMYLNEKGEIIENLSLVGSRAAGVPGTVMGLWEAHQRFGKLPWAELITPAVGYAKNGFKVADQQFQYREDALALFNGTTNFGDYFGTMKPGETFKQPELAKTLERIADQGAKEFYHGETADLLIAQMQKDKGLITKEDLNDYKVSWREPMRVDFRGNTLYTAPLPSSGGIALAQLIGIKEDRAADFKGVELNSAPYIHLLAEIEKRVFADRADYLGDPDFGKMPVAELTDPAYIAKRAKEVNPKAISETANVKPGLEPHQTTHFSIVDKDGNAVSNTYTLNWDYGSGVVVKGAGFLLNDEMDDFSSKPGVANAFGVVGGNANAIEPGKRMLSSMSPSLVTRDGQVTLVLGTPGGSRIFTSIFQVLNNLYDYNLPLEKAVSAQRVHHQLLPKDTIYYDAYAPLTGKVADDLKAMGYTLEDQGWNMGDIQAIRVNGTQLETASDPRGRGVGKVVK, encoded by the coding sequence ATGCGTATTGTGTGGTTCAAAACCCTGGCCTTGACGGCTGCCATTGCGGCGAGCACTTCGGCGTATGCCATCACTCTGGAAGGCGGCGCAGTGGCTGCGCCCGATCAATACGGCGCGGAAGTCGCCGCGCAGATTCTCAAAAAAGGTGGCAACGCGGTCGACGCCGCTGTCGCAACGGCGTTCACTCTGGCCGTGACCTACCCCGAGGCCGGCAACATCGGCGGCGGTGGTTTCATGACCCTGTTCATCGATGGCAAACCCTACTTCCTTGACTATCGCGAAACGGCGCCTAAAGCGGCCAGCCGCGATATGTACCTCAATGAAAAAGGCGAAATCATTGAAAACCTGAGCCTGGTCGGCTCGCGTGCGGCGGGCGTGCCGGGCACGGTGATGGGCTTGTGGGAGGCGCACCAGCGCTTTGGCAAATTGCCATGGGCTGAGCTGATCACCCCGGCCGTGGGTTATGCAAAAAATGGTTTCAAGGTGGCCGACCAGCAATTCCAGTACCGCGAAGATGCGCTGGCGCTGTTTAACGGCACCACCAACTTCGGCGATTACTTCGGCACCATGAAGCCCGGCGAAACCTTCAAGCAGCCGGAGCTGGCCAAGACTCTGGAGCGCATCGCCGACCAAGGCGCCAAAGAGTTCTACCACGGCGAAACAGCCGACCTGCTGATCGCGCAGATGCAAAAAGACAAAGGCTTGATCACCAAAGAAGACCTCAACGACTACAAGGTCAGCTGGCGTGAGCCGATGCGCGTCGACTTCCGTGGCAACACCTTGTACACCGCGCCATTGCCAAGCTCGGGCGGCATTGCGCTGGCGCAACTGATCGGCATCAAAGAAGACCGGGCAGCGGACTTCAAAGGCGTCGAGCTGAACTCGGCCCCGTACATTCACCTGTTGGCCGAGATCGAAAAACGCGTTTTTGCTGACCGCGCCGATTATTTGGGCGACCCGGACTTCGGCAAAATGCCGGTGGCCGAACTGACCGACCCGGCGTACATCGCCAAACGTGCGAAAGAGGTCAATCCGAAAGCGATTTCTGAAACCGCCAACGTCAAGCCCGGTCTTGAACCGCATCAGACCACGCACTTCTCCATCGTCGATAAAGACGGCAACGCTGTCAGCAACACCTACACCCTAAACTGGGATTACGGCAGCGGCGTTGTCGTCAAAGGCGCGGGTTTTTTGCTCAACGATGAAATGGACGACTTCAGCTCCAAGCCGGGGGTGGCCAATGCCTTTGGCGTGGTGGGCGGCAATGCCAACGCCATCGAGCCGGGCAAACGCATGCTGTCGTCGATGAGCCCAAGCCTGGTGACACGCGATGGCCAGGTGACGCTGGTGCTCGGCACGCCGGGTGGTTCGCGGATCTTCACCTCGATTTTCCAGGTGCTGAACAACCTCTACGACTACAACCTGCCGCTGGAAAAAGCCGTGTCTGCCCAGCGCGTGCATCACCAGTTGCTGCCTAAAGACACCATTTACTACGACGCTTACGCGCCACTGACTGGCAAAGTCGCCGATGACCTCAAAGCCATGGGTTACACCCTGGAAGATCAGGGCTGGAACATGGGCGACATCCAGGCCATCCGCGTTAACGGCACTCAACTGGAAACCGCCTCCGACCCACGGGGTCGTGGCGTTGGCAAAGTGGTGAAGTAA
- a CDS encoding LysR family transcriptional regulator has product MKARSDELQIFVSVIECGSISAAAEQAGQTPSAVSRTLSRLEAKLETTLINRTTRRMDLTEEGKFFFEQAKLILEQMDELEERLISHQRTPSGRLRINAASPFMLHAIVPYLPEFRALYPDIQLELNSNDLIIDLLEQSTDIAIRIGPLADSTLHARSLGCSPLNILASPEYIAQHGAPSSVADLANHTLIGFTQNDGLNQWPLRYAQGDRWPIQPAISASSGETVRHLALQGQGIACLSHFMTCEDINAGRLQVVLGEFNSGYRQPIHAVYYRNSQLALRIQCFLDFIQTKLASYAAPYFKD; this is encoded by the coding sequence GTGAAAGCCAGATCTGATGAGCTGCAAATTTTTGTTTCGGTGATTGAGTGCGGCTCGATCTCCGCCGCCGCCGAACAGGCCGGGCAAACGCCTTCAGCCGTCAGCCGCACGCTGTCGCGGCTGGAGGCCAAGCTCGAAACCACGCTGATCAACCGCACGACGCGGCGCATGGACCTGACCGAAGAAGGCAAGTTCTTCTTCGAGCAGGCCAAGCTGATCCTTGAGCAAATGGACGAGCTTGAAGAGCGTCTGATCTCGCACCAGCGCACGCCGTCCGGGCGCCTGCGCATCAACGCCGCTTCGCCGTTCATGCTGCACGCCATCGTGCCGTACCTCCCCGAATTCCGGGCGCTCTATCCCGACATTCAACTGGAACTGAACAGCAACGACCTGATCATCGACTTGCTCGAACAAAGCACCGACATTGCGATTCGTATCGGCCCTCTGGCCGACTCCACCTTGCACGCCCGCTCACTGGGTTGCAGCCCGCTGAACATCCTCGCCAGCCCAGAATACATCGCGCAGCACGGCGCCCCGAGCAGCGTGGCCGATCTGGCCAACCACACCTTGATCGGCTTCACCCAAAACGATGGCCTTAATCAATGGCCGCTGCGTTATGCACAGGGTGATCGTTGGCCCATCCAGCCGGCCATCAGCGCCTCCAGCGGCGAAACCGTTCGCCACTTGGCGCTGCAAGGGCAGGGCATTGCCTGTTTGTCACATTTCATGACGTGTGAAGACATCAATGCCGGGCGTTTGCAGGTGGTGCTGGGCGAATTCAACAGCGGCTACCGTCAGCCGATTCATGCCGTGTACTACCGCAACTCGCAATTGGCACTGCGGATTCAATGTTTCCTGGACTTTATCCAGACCAAACTGGCGAGCTATGCGGCGCCGTATTTCAAAGACTGA
- a CDS encoding NAD(P)H-dependent oxidoreductase has protein sequence MKKILLLNGAKKFAHSDGRYNLTMHDTALAFFDRQGFEVKVTHIDEGYDIAEEVEKFLWADVIIYQMPGWWMGAPWIVKKYIDEVFTQGHGKLYASDGRTRSDASQRYGSGGLIHDKKYMLSLTWNAPQQAFDDPADFFEGKGVDAVYFPFHKANQFLGMTGLPTFLCVDVMKRPQPEVDAARYEQHLAEVFGLDV, from the coding sequence ATGAAAAAAATTCTGTTACTTAACGGCGCTAAAAAATTTGCTCACTCCGATGGTCGCTACAACCTGACGATGCACGACACCGCACTGGCGTTTTTTGATCGCCAGGGTTTTGAAGTCAAAGTGACCCACATCGACGAAGGCTATGACATCGCCGAAGAAGTCGAAAAATTCCTGTGGGCCGACGTGATCATTTACCAAATGCCGGGCTGGTGGATGGGCGCGCCGTGGATCGTTAAAAAATACATCGACGAAGTGTTCACCCAAGGTCACGGCAAGCTCTACGCCAGTGACGGCCGCACCCGTTCCGATGCGTCGCAGCGCTATGGCAGCGGCGGCCTGATTCACGACAAAAAATACATGTTGTCGCTGACCTGGAACGCACCGCAGCAAGCGTTTGACGACCCGGCTGACTTCTTTGAAGGCAAGGGTGTGGACGCGGTGTACTTCCCGTTCCACAAAGCCAACCAGTTTCTGGGCATGACTGGCCTGCCGACCTTCTTGTGTGTTGACGTGATGAAGCGCCCGCAACCTGAAGTCGACGCCGCGCGTTATGAACAGCACCTGGCTGAAGTCTTCGGCCTCGACGTGTAA
- a CDS encoding sulfite exporter TauE/SafE family protein, whose translation MKTLIEFYQHLGWALSLLVMMTFLLAGTVKGMIGLGLPTVAMGMLGLAIAPAQAAALLIIPSIVTNAWQLAAGGQLRALIKRLWPMQLGIFLGTGLGVLWLSVDGGSEVVRALGAALLLYALSGLLLPTLRVPASAERWAGPVCGLITGVITSATGVFVIPAVPYLQALGLSKNQLVQALGLSFSVSTLALAAGLYWRGNLGGGELNASLLALLPAMLGMWLGQCLRERISATLFKRVFFIGMALLGTHLLISG comes from the coding sequence ATGAAAACATTAATCGAGTTCTACCAACACTTGGGCTGGGCCTTGTCACTGCTGGTGATGATGACCTTTCTGCTGGCCGGTACGGTCAAAGGCATGATCGGCCTGGGTTTACCCACGGTTGCCATGGGCATGCTCGGGCTGGCTATCGCTCCGGCGCAGGCTGCGGCATTGCTGATCATCCCTTCCATTGTCACCAATGCCTGGCAATTGGCCGCAGGCGGGCAACTGCGGGCACTGATAAAACGCCTGTGGCCCATGCAACTGGGGATCTTTCTCGGCACCGGCCTAGGCGTGCTGTGGCTGAGCGTTGATGGCGGCAGCGAAGTCGTACGTGCATTGGGCGCGGCATTATTGCTCTACGCCCTGAGCGGCCTGTTGCTGCCCACCTTGCGCGTGCCCGCATCGGCCGAGCGCTGGGCAGGCCCGGTGTGTGGGCTGATCACTGGGGTCATCACCTCGGCGACCGGCGTTTTTGTGATCCCCGCAGTGCCGTATCTGCAAGCCTTGGGCTTGAGTAAAAATCAGCTGGTGCAGGCCTTGGGATTGTCCTTCAGCGTCTCTACATTAGCCCTTGCAGCCGGGCTCTACTGGCGCGGTAATCTGGGCGGCGGTGAACTCAATGCCTCGTTGCTGGCGCTGCTGCCTGCCATGCTCGGCATGTGGCTGGGCCAATGTTTGCGCGAGCGCATCAGCGCCACGCTGTTCAAACGGGTGTTCTTTATTGGCATGGCGCTGCTGGGCACGCATTTGTTGATCAGTGGTTGA
- a CDS encoding LysR substrate-binding domain-containing protein — MHVDLIDLRLYLNVVQAGNITAGASVSHLSLAAASARIRAMEASLGVECLQRSRRGISPTPAGQALAQHARLLLQQVERMKHDMAEYAQGFKGQVRLLCNTTALTEYLPELLADFVCQHPNISIDQQELTSLRITHALRQDAADIGIISNAVDTHDLQTLPFRDDPLMLVIPQGHALIQHPTLTFTDTLSHDYVGLSQNSALAVYLEEQALRSGTRMQVRIRAEGFDSVLRMVARGAGLGIVPNATIERWQTTPTFKVVPLSEPWAARKLLLCARSFDQLPAYANALLEALSAD; from the coding sequence ATGCATGTCGACCTGATTGATCTGCGCTTGTATTTGAATGTGGTGCAGGCGGGCAATATCACGGCGGGCGCCAGTGTCAGCCATTTGTCGCTGGCCGCCGCCAGTGCACGGATTCGTGCGATGGAGGCGTCGCTGGGGGTCGAGTGTTTGCAGCGCAGCCGCCGTGGCATCAGCCCGACACCGGCCGGGCAGGCGTTAGCGCAGCATGCGCGACTATTGCTGCAACAGGTGGAACGCATGAAACACGACATGGCCGAGTACGCCCAAGGCTTTAAAGGCCAGGTGCGCCTGCTGTGCAACACCACGGCCCTGACTGAGTACTTGCCCGAGTTGTTGGCCGATTTTGTCTGCCAGCACCCTAATATCAGCATTGATCAGCAAGAGCTGACCAGCCTGCGCATCACCCATGCCTTGCGTCAGGACGCGGCCGATATTGGGATAATTTCCAACGCTGTCGACACCCACGACCTACAAACCCTGCCCTTTCGTGACGACCCGCTCATGCTGGTGATCCCACAGGGGCATGCGCTGATTCAGCACCCAACGCTGACGTTCACTGACACGCTAAGCCATGACTATGTCGGACTTTCGCAGAACAGCGCGCTGGCGGTGTATCTGGAGGAACAGGCGCTGCGCAGCGGCACGCGCATGCAAGTACGCATTCGCGCCGAAGGTTTTGACAGCGTATTGCGCATGGTCGCTCGCGGGGCCGGGCTGGGTATCGTGCCCAACGCCACGATTGAACGCTGGCAAACGACGCCCACATTTAAAGTGGTGCCGCTGAGCGAGCCGTGGGCCGCACGCAAGCTGTTGTTGTGTGCCCGTTCGTTTGATCAGTTACCAGCCTACGCGAACGCACTACTGGAGGCCCTTTCAGCCGATTAA
- a CDS encoding amino acid permease codes for MADANSPPVTLKRGLKNRHIQLIALGGAIGTGLFLGSAGVLKSAGPSMILGYAIAGFIAFLIMRQLGEMIVEEPVAGSFSHFAHKYWGGYAGFLSGWNYWVLYVLVGMAELTAVGKYIQFWWPEVPTWVSAVVFFVLVNLINTLNVKVFGEMEFWFAIIKVVAIVGMIVLGCYLLFSGTGGPQASISNLWSHGGFFPNGGTGLLMAMAFIMFSFGGLELVGITAAEASEPKKVIPKAINQVVYRILIFYVGALTVLLALYPWDQLLVTLGAGGDAYGSSPFVQIFALIGSDTAAQILNFVVLTAALSVYNSGVYCNSRMLFGLAEQGDAPKALMKLTKNGVPLRALGVSALVTLLCVVVNYVAPHKALELLFALVVASLMINWALISLTHLRFRKAMTLQGVEPSFKAFWSPLSNILCLVFMAVIVAVIWMIPDVRASVYAIPIWLLVIYVFYQVRLRTGRALVNRR; via the coding sequence ATGGCTGACGCTAACTCCCCCCCGGTCACACTCAAACGCGGATTAAAAAACCGCCATATTCAGCTGATTGCCTTGGGCGGCGCGATTGGTACAGGGCTGTTCCTGGGCTCGGCTGGCGTGCTCAAGTCCGCAGGGCCGTCGATGATTCTCGGTTATGCGATTGCCGGCTTTATCGCGTTTTTGATCATGCGCCAGCTGGGCGAGATGATCGTCGAAGAGCCGGTGGCCGGTTCTTTTAGTCACTTCGCGCATAAATACTGGGGCGGCTACGCAGGCTTTCTGTCGGGCTGGAACTACTGGGTGCTGTACGTGCTGGTGGGCATGGCCGAGCTGACCGCCGTCGGCAAGTACATCCAGTTTTGGTGGCCCGAGGTGCCCACGTGGGTCAGTGCGGTGGTGTTCTTTGTGCTGGTCAACCTGATCAACACGCTGAACGTTAAAGTTTTTGGCGAGATGGAGTTCTGGTTCGCGATCATCAAAGTGGTGGCGATTGTCGGCATGATCGTGCTTGGTTGCTACCTGCTGTTCAGCGGCACCGGCGGCCCGCAAGCGTCGATCAGTAACCTGTGGAGCCACGGCGGTTTCTTCCCCAATGGCGGCACCGGCCTGCTGATGGCGATGGCCTTCATCATGTTTTCCTTTGGCGGCCTGGAGCTGGTGGGCATCACGGCAGCTGAAGCCAGCGAGCCGAAAAAAGTCATTCCCAAGGCCATCAACCAGGTGGTGTACCGGATTCTGATTTTCTACGTGGGCGCACTGACGGTGCTGTTGGCGCTGTACCCGTGGGACCAGTTGCTGGTCACGCTGGGCGCCGGTGGCGATGCCTACGGCAGCAGCCCCTTTGTACAGATTTTCGCCTTGATCGGCAGCGACACCGCCGCACAGATCCTTAACTTTGTGGTGTTGACCGCCGCGCTGTCGGTCTACAACAGCGGCGTGTACTGCAACAGCCGTATGCTCTTCGGCCTCGCCGAACAGGGCGATGCCCCCAAAGCGCTGATGAAACTGACCAAAAACGGCGTGCCACTGCGGGCGCTGGGCGTGTCCGCGCTGGTGACGTTGCTGTGTGTAGTGGTCAACTACGTGGCGCCGCACAAGGCACTGGAGTTGCTGTTCGCACTGGTGGTTGCCTCGCTGATGATTAACTGGGCGCTGATCAGCCTGACTCACCTGCGGTTTCGCAAAGCGATGACCCTCCAAGGTGTGGAGCCTTCGTTCAAAGCGTTCTGGTCACCTTTGAGCAACATCCTGTGCCTGGTGTTTATGGCGGTGATCGTCGCGGTTATCTGGATGATCCCTGACGTTCGCGCCTCGGTGTATGCAATACCGATCTGGTTGCTGGTGATTTACGTGTTTTACCAGGTGCGCCTGCGCACCGGTAGAGCGTTGGTTAACCGCCGCTAA
- a CDS encoding cupin domain-containing protein, which translates to MSAPITVLRDTHPLPVLDACKWEKLEGDPHTVNLNAYTSEDGSKIMGTWICTPGKWYVEYVKWEYCDFREGYCIITPEGKEPIHLRAGDIFVVEPGMKGTWEVVETVRKYFVFA; encoded by the coding sequence ATGTCTGCGCCTATTACCGTACTTCGCGACACGCATCCTTTGCCCGTGCTGGATGCCTGCAAATGGGAAAAGCTGGAAGGCGACCCGCACACCGTCAACCTCAACGCCTATACCAGCGAAGACGGCAGCAAAATCATGGGCACGTGGATTTGCACGCCCGGCAAGTGGTACGTGGAGTACGTGAAGTGGGAATACTGCGATTTCCGTGAAGGCTATTGCATCATCACCCCGGAGGGCAAAGAGCCGATTCACCTGCGCGCGGGCGACATTTTTGTGGTGGAGCCCGGCATGAAAGGCACCTGGGAAGTGGTTGAAACCGTGCGCAAGTATTTCGTTTTTGCCTGA
- the mmsB gene encoding 3-hydroxyisobutyrate dehydrogenase — MKIAFIGLGNMGAPMARNLLKAGHSLNLFDLNQDILADLAEQGGHISASPRDAAHGAELVITMLPAAAHVRSVWLGENGVLAGIAKGVPAVDCSTIDPQTVRDVAAAAAKQGVHMADAPVSGGTGGAQAGTLTFMVGATQALFDTLHPVLSQMGRNIVHCGDVGTGQVAKICNNLLLGISMVGVSEAMALGAALGIDSHVLAGVINSSTGRCWSSEVYNPWPGIVETAPASRGYTGGFGAELMLKDLGLATEAARQAHQPVVLGAVAQQLYQAMSLRGEGGQDFSAIINSYRKPE; from the coding sequence ATGAAAATCGCATTTATCGGCCTGGGTAACATGGGTGCTCCGATGGCGCGCAACCTGCTCAAGGCCGGGCATTCGTTGAACCTGTTTGACCTGAACCAAGACATCCTCGCCGACCTGGCGGAGCAAGGCGGGCATATCAGCGCGTCCCCGCGGGATGCCGCACACGGTGCTGAACTGGTGATCACCATGCTTCCGGCGGCCGCACATGTGCGCAGCGTGTGGCTGGGTGAAAACGGCGTGTTGGCCGGTATCGCCAAAGGCGTCCCGGCGGTGGATTGCAGCACCATTGACCCACAAACCGTGCGTGACGTGGCAGCAGCAGCGGCCAAACAAGGCGTGCACATGGCCGATGCCCCAGTGTCCGGCGGCACGGGCGGTGCGCAAGCGGGCACCCTGACTTTTATGGTCGGCGCCACTCAAGCACTGTTCGACACCCTGCACCCGGTGCTTTCGCAAATGGGTCGCAACATAGTCCATTGCGGGGATGTGGGCACGGGCCAAGTGGCTAAAATCTGCAACAACCTGCTGCTCGGGATCTCCATGGTGGGCGTCAGTGAAGCCATGGCCTTGGGCGCGGCGTTGGGGATCGACAGCCACGTGCTGGCGGGTGTGATCAACAGCTCCACCGGGCGCTGCTGGAGTTCCGAGGTGTACAACCCGTGGCCGGGCATTGTTGAAACGGCCCCGGCATCACGCGGCTATACCGGCGGTTTTGGTGCTGAACTAATGCTTAAGGACTTGGGGTTGGCCACTGAAGCGGCACGTCAGGCGCACCAGCCAGTGGTGCTGGGCGCCGTGGCGCAACAGTTGTATCAAGCCATGAGCTTGCGTGGAGAAGGTGGGCAGGACTTCTCGGCCATCATCAACAGCTATCGCAAACCCGAATAG
- a CDS encoding CoA-acylating methylmalonate-semialdehyde dehydrogenase yields MNVSTTPYQNARLLIDGEWVESQTTEWHDIVNPATQQVLAKVPFATPDEVNAAIAAAQRAFQTWKLTPIGARMRIMLKLQALIREHSKRIATVLSAEQGKTIADAEGDIFRGLEVVEHACSIGTLQMGEFAENVAGGVDTYTLRQPIGVCAGITPFNFPAMIPLWMFPMAIACGNTFVLKPSEQDPLSTLMLVELALEAGVPPGVLNVVHGGKDVVDALCTHTDIKAVSFVGSTAVGTHVYDLAGRHGKRVQSMMGAKNHAVVLPDANRQQTLNALVGAGFGAAGQRCMATSVVVLVGAAKQWLPDLKALAQKLKVNAGSEAGTDVGPVISKRAKERVLGLIESGIKEGAVLELDGRDIKVPGFEHGNFVGPTLFSGVTTDMQIYTQEIFGPVLVVIEVDTLDQAIALVNANPFGNGTGLFTQSGAAARKFQTEIDVGQVGINIPIPVPVPFFSFTGSRGSKLGDLGPYGKQVVQFYTQTKTVTSRWFDDDSVNDGVNTTINLR; encoded by the coding sequence ATGAACGTTTCTACCACCCCGTACCAAAATGCTCGCCTGCTGATTGATGGCGAATGGGTCGAGTCGCAGACCACCGAGTGGCACGACATCGTTAACCCCGCCACTCAGCAGGTGTTGGCCAAAGTCCCGTTTGCCACCCCTGATGAAGTCAACGCCGCCATCGCTGCCGCGCAACGAGCTTTCCAGACCTGGAAGCTGACGCCGATCGGCGCGCGGATGCGCATCATGCTCAAGTTGCAGGCGCTGATTCGCGAACATTCCAAGCGCATTGCCACCGTCCTCAGTGCTGAACAAGGCAAAACCATTGCCGACGCCGAGGGCGATATTTTCCGTGGCCTGGAAGTGGTCGAACACGCGTGCTCCATCGGCACCTTACAAATGGGCGAATTCGCTGAAAACGTTGCTGGCGGGGTTGATACCTACACCCTGCGCCAACCGATCGGTGTGTGCGCGGGGATTACGCCTTTCAACTTCCCAGCCATGATTCCGCTGTGGATGTTCCCGATGGCGATTGCTTGCGGTAACACCTTCGTCCTCAAACCTTCCGAACAAGACCCCCTGTCGACCCTGATGCTGGTCGAGCTGGCGCTGGAAGCCGGGGTTCCGCCGGGCGTGTTGAACGTCGTGCACGGCGGCAAAGACGTGGTAGACGCCCTGTGCACCCACACGGACATCAAGGCCGTGTCGTTCGTCGGCTCAACCGCTGTAGGGACTCACGTGTATGACTTGGCCGGTCGCCATGGCAAGCGCGTGCAATCGATGATGGGCGCCAAAAACCACGCCGTGGTACTGCCTGACGCCAACCGTCAGCAAACCCTCAATGCACTGGTCGGCGCTGGTTTTGGTGCTGCGGGCCAGCGCTGCATGGCCACCTCAGTGGTGGTGTTGGTGGGTGCGGCCAAGCAATGGCTGCCAGACCTCAAGGCGCTGGCGCAAAAACTCAAGGTCAATGCGGGCAGCGAGGCGGGTACTGATGTAGGTCCGGTGATTTCCAAACGTGCGAAAGAGCGCGTGCTGGGGCTGATTGAAAGCGGGATTAAAGAAGGCGCAGTCCTGGAACTCGACGGTCGCGACATCAAGGTTCCAGGTTTTGAACACGGCAACTTTGTCGGCCCGACTCTGTTTTCGGGTGTGACCACTGATATGCAAATCTACACCCAGGAAATCTTCGGCCCCGTGCTGGTAGTGATCGAGGTCGACACGCTGGATCAGGCTATCGCGCTGGTCAACGCCAACCCGTTTGGCAATGGCACGGGCCTGTTTACCCAAAGTGGCGCCGCTGCGCGTAAGTTCCAGACCGAAATCGATGTAGGTCAGGTCGGCATCAACATCCCGATCCCGGTGCCCGTTCCGTTCTTCAGCTTCACGGGTTCGCGTGGCTCCAAACTGGGCGATCTGGGGCCGTACGGCAAACAAGTCGTGCAGTTCTATACGCAGACCAAGACCGTCACCAGTCGTTGGTTCGACGATGACAGCGTGAATGATGGCGTTAACACCACCATCAATCTTCGTTGA
- a CDS encoding LysR family transcriptional regulator — MQKNITSLSALNWDDLKFFLEVARTRKASSAAKRLAVDYTTVSRRISSLEAALGTLLFEKSRTNGFTLTNEGQRLLGYAESIESTLHMACEQVSGSGVALSGHVRMGCTEGFGSFFITPQLSHFVDTYPAISVDILPLPHFISLSKREADIVIALERPEHGPYVCCKLCDYRLQLYATQDYLDQHPPIRRASDLAEHPFISYVDDLAFSSELLYLANVLPGASANLRSTSVIAQFVAAQQGRSLAILPCFLAAQDPRLLPVLPDEINLTRQFWMYCREDLRKLKRITLLWDYIRSVTELNAPLLLGETRGMRFAD; from the coding sequence ATGCAAAAAAACATCACATCGTTAAGCGCATTGAACTGGGACGACCTGAAGTTTTTTCTCGAGGTGGCCCGTACCCGCAAGGCCAGCAGCGCGGCCAAACGCCTAGCGGTGGACTACACGACCGTGTCGCGACGTATCAGCTCACTGGAAGCCGCACTCGGCACCTTGCTGTTCGAAAAGTCGCGCACCAATGGCTTCACCCTGACCAACGAAGGCCAGCGTTTACTGGGGTATGCCGAGTCCATTGAAAGCACGTTGCACATGGCCTGCGAGCAAGTCTCGGGCTCTGGCGTAGCGTTGTCGGGGCACGTGCGCATGGGCTGCACCGAGGGTTTCGGCAGCTTTTTCATCACCCCGCAACTGAGCCACTTCGTGGACACCTACCCGGCCATTTCGGTGGATATTCTGCCGCTGCCGCACTTCATCAGCCTGTCCAAACGCGAAGCCGACATTGTCATCGCCCTGGAACGCCCGGAACACGGGCCTTATGTGTGCTGCAAGTTATGCGACTACCGTTTGCAGCTGTACGCGACCCAGGACTACCTGGATCAGCACCCGCCCATTCGTCGAGCCAGTGACCTGGCTGAGCATCCGTTTATCAGTTACGTCGACGATCTGGCGTTCAGTTCCGAGCTGCTGTACCTGGCCAATGTGCTGCCCGGCGCCAGCGCCAACTTGCGCAGCACCAGCGTCATTGCGCAATTCGTGGCAGCGCAGCAAGGGCGTTCGTTGGCGATCCTTCCGTGCTTTCTGGCCGCTCAAGACCCGCGTTTATTGCCGGTACTGCCGGATGAAATCAACCTGACGCGGCAATTCTGGATGTACTGCCGGGAGGACTTGAGAAAGTTGAAACGGATTACGTTGCTGTGGGACTACATCCGAAGCGTGACGGAGCTTAATGCGCCGCTGCTGCTCGGGGAAACGCGGGGGATGAGGTTTGCAGACTGA
- a CDS encoding MltR family transcriptional regulator, translating to MIKIDRRRDKTNQPSGFSDYNEMNASLSELDARALILTVAAFAEDTLGNLLRTFLLPHDASQQLLTGFNAPLGTFSARIKATYALGLITKDQFTDLEHLRKIRNSFSHTWRPISLDDPSVAGHIRALNFSTLDDDYPTTPLLKLRSSLPSLLLELQVSTNRVLEEQRSARLIASGLITGIHGDDAAQQIQAARSALDEVEKKLMTAKGDERSFYISRVIVWSQRLEVITRQSAHSAYHREISELIEQLNQRVAQLSA from the coding sequence ATGATAAAAATCGACAGAAGAAGGGACAAAACCAATCAGCCTTCAGGATTTTCAGACTACAACGAGATGAACGCCTCTTTGTCTGAACTGGATGCCCGAGCGCTGATACTTACGGTCGCTGCGTTCGCCGAAGATACGCTGGGGAATTTATTACGGACTTTCCTATTGCCCCATGATGCTTCGCAACAATTGCTCACTGGCTTCAACGCCCCACTCGGCACCTTTTCAGCGCGGATAAAAGCTACATATGCACTCGGTCTAATAACGAAGGATCAATTTACTGACTTGGAGCATCTGCGAAAAATCCGAAACTCCTTCTCCCATACGTGGCGTCCCATCAGTCTTGATGATCCATCGGTCGCGGGTCACATCAGAGCGCTCAATTTCAGCACCTTGGATGACGATTACCCGACTACGCCGCTTCTTAAATTACGCAGCTCATTGCCCTCTCTGCTTCTTGAGCTGCAAGTAAGCACCAATCGAGTTCTTGAAGAACAACGCTCTGCCCGACTCATTGCGAGTGGTCTTATTACCGGCATACACGGCGATGATGCCGCTCAGCAGATTCAGGCTGCAAGATCTGCACTTGATGAAGTGGAGAAGAAATTAATGACCGCGAAGGGAGACGAGAGGTCTTTCTATATCTCCAGAGTGATCGTTTGGTCTCAGAGGCTTGAAGTAATCACAAGGCAGTCGGCGCATTCAGCCTACCATCGAGAGATTTCGGAGCTTATTGAACAGTTGAATCAGAGGGTTGCACAGTTGTCCGCATAA